The sequence below is a genomic window from Ipomoea triloba cultivar NCNSP0323 chromosome 10, ASM357664v1.
TGGTTTTTCCGACCGGCCATGGTACAAAAGTGGTTAGGAGACATCAGAACTCTCCCAAATGAGTTGTTCTTGGCTTCTGGAGAGGGGAGAGGAGTTTTCAGTTTGAATCCGTTGGTAATTTAGTTTTCCCGAGCAACTTCACATTTATCATTTCCTTTTTGTGCAAATTTCCAGTAGTTTTCTCTGTAGTCTAATGGTATATCCTTttttgttgggtggaggcccgTAAAGGGCTAATTCCGCACCAGGTGACTAGggaattgttgggtggaggcctaaaggccaagtccagcatcCTATCTCTCGAAAATGTGGGGTGGTAAATGCTTGATCGAGTCCTATAAGAGCAAATTGTGGAGTTAAGGCTGACTGGTGTTGAaggaattgttgggcggagagTTAAGTTGCGttttcgctactagctatagcttttggcgtagtgaaTTATATGTCTCTTTTTAGGAAAACATCTGTGGAAAATGCTCTGTAATCTGCATATCAAAAGACAGGAGAAACCCTCAGCCAACAGAAGAAGAGTCAAGAAAGGCCAAATATGTTTTCTTCCGTGCGTTTGATGTTAAAACTCGTGCAATATCAAAGATCTTCCCAGATGTTATTGCAGAAGTTGAAGGTTAGTAATGTATTGCTCATCTTGACTGATTGGAGAAATAAGCAAAATCAGTTTTTTGGTTCTTTCACTTGTATCGTCCCAATTACCTTACCTTTTCTGCTATAGGTTTGTTCAACATTGGTTATATACTTTTACCCTGAGACAATTCaataattttagagtttatctTCTTCCATAATCACTTCAATGGCTGCAGTGAAGAACTACTTTAATCAAAGGAAAGATTCGAAGCTTCTTCATCCTGCACAAGGTGCTGGTCTGGAGACAAAATTGGTTAAGTTACTTGTGTCAATTATAAAATGAGCTTTTGTTTCTGGATTGTATTTCTGACAAAACCTGGCTTTTTCCGATTTTTGATAGAATCTTTATCACCAACTGTGACTTTGGAAAAGAAGGCTTCGTCTTCTGCAAAGAATTGGGCTACTAGTATTTCCCCACTAAAGAAGAATTGTGAAAGTGCCCTTGATACTTCCTTACCAAAGAAGAGGAAGATTGAAAAGGATTCAGGTGCCTCTTCACTTAAACTTGATGTTGAAGTTGTAAAAAATGACTTGGACATTGAATGCATCACTAAAATTATGAAGCTGCAGGACCTTCTCCTCGATCAAAAACTAGCCAAGGAAAATATTCAGATGACAGGGGAGTGAATTTGGACCGCAAAGTCAGTAAGTTTCCTGCAAGAGCTGATCATTTGGAAAAGAAGAAGGGTGTGATAACTAATTCTCAAATCACAGGAGGTTCAAGAAGACCAGATGAGgtaattaatcaagaaaaagaaaaattctaaGGTCAACAGCTGATGTAAAGTATGAAATATTTGTGAAGGAATCTTGTAGCACTGATTTTTTGGAAACACAATTGGTTTATGGAATTGATTTTTAGTAATCGGATCCCTGAAGAAATGGCTTGGTCCGCTTGGATTTTAGCCTGTCCAAATTAATGATGTGAGTTGTGTATTCTATTTGCGAGTTTTTAACTGGGACTTTGTCTtgatatttttatcttttatggTTACAGGACTCAGTCAAATGGTTCAAGGAACAAGTAAGTCGCCTTTCTCTCTTATTACTAATAGAATATCTTCTTGTAATAATGGATATGGCTGGGCATACTTGATCGAGATTTTGTGTGACAGCCTCAGTATTGTCTACCACTATGATTTACTATAGTGTAGACTCAAAATCAAACAGGCTTATTTGATTATTCGTTTTTATTTCAGCCTTGGGAGATAAGAATGCGTATGGCTCAAGAAAATGGGACACTTGTTTTACTTGAAAACCTCGATCCTTCATTCACTTCAGCAGATGTGGAGGTATGCCTCCTAATATATATTCAGAATAGTGTAAGCACTCTGCAGTCTGCAATTTACCTATGTAGGTTCATGCTCGAGAAATGGAAAATGAGATCGCAAGAGTTTTTTGGGCATGTTATTTACATCACATCTGCATCCCTTTAAGCCACTTCTTATTGCTTTCCTTATAGAACATTTATCTTTTGTTTCACAATTTACCCATCTCAGTACAGTATGTTCCacaattttttacattttatttttcttgaaatgTAAGAGTATTAGACAGTGACTGTTTCCCAGGACATTTTTTGGCATGCATTCAAGATGAAGGTTAGCGCAAAGATGATACGACGCAGCACCTTCTCTAGTCCGCACTCTGGTATTTATCAACAATGCTTACCGAGccatatattttttgaattattcaACAACTTTTTGCTCTTAAATTGGTATTTTATCGTTCAAATATTGCCCCTAGCAGGGAAAGCTCTTGCCATATTCAAATCAAAGGAAGCTGCAGAATCTGTTATTTCCGACTTAAAGACAAGGTGTCTTGTGCTAGGTGATGGAAGGTATTTAAATTACCTTAcaagtttttactttttaggcCTAGTGGTTAATTTTCCTGCGCATAGTTGGTTCAAAAGATACCATTCCATCTACTTTTTCTGTTTTTGTAAGCCATACGAAACACATTGACAGATGAATCTATGCTAGCTCATTTGGTAACATTAAAAGATTGAATAggtttaaaccctaaacctgagGGCCCCTCACCCTCCTGCCCTGGTGATTGTGAAATAAGGTAAATCGCGAGATGTGCTTCAATGACACAGGGTCTGAGTTCTTTGCTTTTTCCCCAAGCTGAGATCCTCAATCTGAACTCGGGTAATTGCTGGGCACTACACCCACACTTAGGCTTTCGACCACTGAACTATGCCCCAGGGGAACATAAAAAGATTGAATGAGAAGATGATAtagcgcatatatatatatattttttatttttttttcaattgtatTTTCCATAAATGtaatttgtttgtttcattTGCATAGGCCATTAATTGCTCAAACTGGAGGTCATAAGAAGCAAAGTAATCCAAGGGTTTTTGTTGGCCACCTTACAATTGGCGAAAGGAGGCGTCAAAGGAAGCGGCCAGAGATGGTACGCACTCTTCTTTGAAAGTTGTGTTGTGCGTGTACATATGTTAATTTTTCTAAGAATTAGTTCCACCTTTAGCCACTCAACTATAGTTGTAATTTCATATTGGGTGCTTGAGTTTCAATTAGGCCATGTGTAGTTTGCAATGATTAAAAATGGACCATGTTTGATCTTTTGTGTTAGTCTTATGGTTAAATATGAACAACAAGTGTAAAATGGACAATTCATGAACTCTCCTCCTTCCCTTCTAAAATTAACAATGAAAATTGGTCATGgccaaaagtttttttttttttttgaatggtcATTGTTTCTGGTGGGTGCTTATGGTTCTCTAGCTATGGCCACCGGAAATGATGGCCAAGGGTATCCATAGCCATTGGCACCAAAAGCTTGTGAAATGGGGAGATTAGGGCAAAAGTTGTGAAAAGTGTAATATACCCACTTGATTGGCTTTGTCATTTTCCGTTTCTTTTCAACCCTTAAGTTTGGATTAAATTTGGTCAAATTGCCATTATAGTTGAGTGATGAAAAGtggaattaaaattctttttcaaaaaataaaaataaaaatgactcGTGTTATTGTCTTCTTGTCCAAAAGAGAATGGCAGTGTCGACATCCCACCATTCTCAGAGCAATACAATTGAATATGAGTTGGCCTTGGGATGGTTTGTACTACAAGAACAATCAAACAAATGGTGGAAAACATTATACGAGGTAATTATCGAAGTTCTAGGACTTGCATGTCCTTTCTTACCTTGTTTACCCTGCAAAGCCTCTCCCTTCTTCATCGGTGATAAAAATAATGTTCTCGTGTGTTTCACTTTCCTGGTTCTAAGAATCACGCAAAGGAGATCACAGCGCTTAAGAACAAAGTCAAGATCCCATAGTGAACAAAGATATGAGAGGATCGAATGTCAGCTACCTAGTTCAAATTTCAAATGTAAGGcggttttaatttttgtttcctATAATCTTTTTGATGTTTTTTATGTATCTTCTATCCTCCCAGACTTCTGCTCTTTCCCCTCTTCTCAGGAAACACTTTTTGTTTGGCATACATTGGAAATGGCTGCACCAGTTACAGAATGGTATAGTGGTATACATACCTAGTTTCATAGGAGGGAAGAAAATGCAGGTTTTTGTTTCACATTTTGTTCCTACATTCTAATACTTGTGTGCTAGTTTTGCTCCAATGAATACTTTAGTCCTATGTTGCTGGTTCATGAATCATGATGTTGGAGAGATGTCTGTAGATGTCTGCTAGTACAGAAAAACTTTTGTCATATTGCAATATTACCATCATTTCAACACTATTAACTTGGTAACTATAAGGTTATACGTCCGAGATCTCAATAGGAGCGGTCTATTAGTCTTATTGGTTTGAGTCAATCAGTTATGTGCAACACTGCAACCTAGGCTAATTTACTTCTGCGGCCCTTTATCGGTTAAGAATAAGGTCACAAGGCACTAATGAATGCAGATTTTCTCTTGAGAAAGAACACCACCCTTGAGTCCTGTCAAATTATTTTGTTAGATGTGAATTATTTTGCTCCATCAATCTCATAAAAATCAACGTTCTATACATGAAGCAAttattgaagatttgaagtatATACAAACGAAAAAAAATGTGGACCAATACAAAAGGATAACCATGAAATGTTCCATTTTAGATGTCCACGCATATCCCAACTTGCAAGTCCAGAGACTACAGTAGCCTACAGTGTTACATTTATCAGAATTCCAATTTTGGTCGAGAAATATAGTGGATTTAGTTCTtgtgtattttctttttcttttgatgatagagaaAATTCACGGTCACTACTTTAATGTGTAACGTAAACCACATAAGGAAAGGACAGTAAATTTACTTTTAGTCTttaaattatcataaaatagtgttcttgattcttttattaatgattctattaaaatttactatcattattagtttatcaacattaataatttactttttatttctcATCTTCCTCCCCAATCACAATCTAACTGAACAACATAGGGgttataaactaaaataaaaaataataaaaaaaactaaaaaatataaatcactAATCtccattaaattaaattaaaaacagtACAATAGAAGTCAAATAGTCAATGATTTGCACTTTTTACCACTGAAATGATGatttatcaatttattcataatgaaaatttttacaTACATTAACAAAATTTTCGTAAGAATCAAAGGTATCACTTGGTAGACAAAAAGAGAActagatatttttaaaattccatGTTAATATAAATTGAAGAATGTgttgtttaaattaaaagtataggTTGGTAGTTggactatatatttatatttatatgttcaacaatatgtgTCACagcatataataaattaaaaaatatcattgtaaagaataaagaaaaagtgataattaatcaattttttcttcaaattaatattttattggacactttcattttacttttaaaattgataatttatcaatttattataGATTAAACCACATTCTAACGAACTATCACATGCTCGTGTTGATAACATATGTactgaaatttttaattgactTATAATTCTGGGAACAAAAGgtacaaatttttaattttcttttgaaattttatacCTGCGTAGTGAACGGAGCAAAGAAAGCAGGGAGTGCAGGAGTGGTGGGGGTAGGGGTAGGGGTAGGGGTGGGGGTCATAGCTTTTCGTGGAAACATGTATTTCACGTTTTGGTGTTTTTATTACTACaatttatactatttataatatttgtttaatacCTGTATCCACGTTGAAACAATCTGTTTCCACCACAACATCCCTGTATCCCTAATTCGATCTTAAGCTAGGAGATAAGAGAGTTTCTTTGCATGCAATGACTTCAACAAGATAAGTATATTGTGGGCAAAGAAGCAAGCCGCTATATACACTATCACAAACTCCCATACTTCATTCAACACAATTGTGTCATGCATATCATGCCTTAGCTTGTCATGACTCGGTAAGAGTGTCACATCTACACTTCAAAAAGTTGGGCGGTGGGAGGCTCCACACACTGTTATACATCAACGTTGTGGCTAGCTTGTGGGCAAAGAAGCTTGCATTTAGTACTTGTCCATTTGTTGTTACATTTGGTATAGTGTAAGTTGGaaaaccttatatatataacaaaaacaaaaacgaaaatTAAAATACCTAACTTAATCAAAAAGATGTGATTGAGTGGGTAAAACATGATTTATTGTACTAATTAACTTTGAGACACAAAATCAAGTTGTACACTTCTGTACACAAACTAAGAGTCTAACCCAAATTAACTCACGTATTAAATGAGACTTCACTAAATTAATGTCATTAGCGacatgaatttaattaatttccaaCACACTTTTGacttcatataattatattttcccgACTATGTTCAAATAATCATAtcctattaatattatttgtattagaggtgaaaaaaaaaaagcaaaaataaaaaaatacaaaaataaaaagaaaacaaaagtcaaaacaaaacaaaaagaagaagaagagataaTAGTTATGTAATGCTATAGCTTTTTCCATTATATATTGTCCAAGACattcaaccaaccaaacatGTGTTTGGAGTTTCCCTTTACTTTCCATGCCTTTTCTCAAAATTCAAACCCTACCAATTTTATCTTATTctactttaaaataaataaatatatgtttgtaaattgtaataccGTAGCTATAGGATTACAAACAAATTTCTCTTGAAACTTCTCCTTACCTTCCCTGCTTTTTCtgtgtctttaatttattgacCAACAGTCAACCATTCCAAGCAGACATGACAACATCTTTTTGAAATTCCACTTTACTTGGAATAATACGCATTTTCTCAATTCATTCCCTTTgttatgttatattttattattatttttttagttcattTCACATTTTGTTTTCAATGCTTTAATCATATCAATTCCATCATTTTGTTACCACCACTAATctcatttattcaaaaaaaaaatatggttgTTCAATTCTGTAATTTTAATTCACTACCGATAtggtaaatatgtaaaataaaaatataaaaagtttcAACTATGTGAGGtgtaaaaaaaatgcaacaaatcagtccaaatataaatatgagagttgaacatacatatttatacaaaaCGTTTAAATTGTcatgtataaaattttaatacgcAACAACAGTCTTTTCCTTTCCTTCCCATCCATGATGGTCCCATAAAAATTCATGTACTTACAAATTCATCAATCTCTTGAAGATGCTCTTGATAAATTATAAGTTAAACATAATTTACAACCTAACAAAAGTACAACTTTTTAATGCATGTTAAAAGTATCATGCACGACATTTTAATTGAGTAAGCAAATTGATAATTGTCTTTACtcatatgagaggtcatgagatcgagtctcagtggaggcgaattgactctttgtgttttgaaaaaatatagatgaactgaacaaatactacaatgtaatatggtcagttatattaaaaaaaaaaaaaaaaagttcactaACAGCCCAACCACCCACCCCACGCCACCATACTTATACCCAATCATCTCCACCATTATAAATTGCTATGATTCTTGCCCAGTCTCATATATCATCACACTCTATCTGATCTTCCCACTAAACTAAGTAGCAGCCAGCCATGAACTCTGTTCAATCTTTTGATTCCTTTCCGACACCTAAAAAGGAAAAGCAGGTTGTCGAGGAGGTTTCCGGTTGGATGAGGGTTTACGATGATGGCTCCGTCGACCGGACTTGGACCGGCCCGCCGGAGGTCAAGTTCATGGCTGACCCTGCCCCTCCCCACCTCAATTTCGTCGACGGTGTCACCACCAAGGACGTCATCATCGATGAGAATTCCGGCCGCCGCGTCCGCATTTACCTCCCCGAAAAATACGGCGAAAAGTTGCCCATCATACTGCACTTTCACGGCGGCGGCTTTTGCATTAGCCAACCCGATTGGTACATGTACTACGCCGTTTACTCCCGCCTAGCGCGTGTGGCGAACGCCATAGTCGTGTCCTGCTATCTCCCACTCGCCCCGGATAACCGCCTCCCCGCGGCTACAGAAGCCGGCTACGCCGCCTTTCTCTGGCTCCGAGCCCTGTCCCGCGGCGAGGCGCGTGAGCCGTGGCTAACCGATCGCGGAAACTTCGAGAAAGTATTCCTCATCGGGGACAGCTCCGGCGCTAATATAGTCCACCACGTGGCGGCTCGAGCCGGAAATGACGATCTTGCCCCGCTGAAGCTCGGCGGCGCAATCCCGATCCATCCGGGATTTTGCCGCGCTTCTCGGAGCAAATCCGAACTAGAACAACCGGAAACGCCGTTTCTAACACTGGCTATGCTCGACAAATTCATAGCCTTTGCTCTCCCAGAAGGGAGCACGAAAGATCACCCCATAACGTGCCCGATGGGGAGCGCGGCGCCGCCGATCTCCGGCCTAAAACTGCCGCCGTACTTGTACTGCGTTGCCGAGTATGACCTTCTAAAGGACACGGAGATGGAGTTCTATGAGGCCATGAAGGAGGCTAATAAGGACATTGAGCTGCTACTTAACTCCGGCGTGGGTCACAGCTTTTATCTGAACAAAATCGCCGTCGACATGGATCCGGTCACCGGTTCCGAAACCGAACGGCTCCTTGCAGAGATCGCGAAATTCGTCGAGAAACATTGAATTATGTTAATTCCGTACGATAAATCCGCTCAATATAATGTAGTCATTTTCGTGAATGATGTGTGGTATGCAATATTGGTGcatgtatcatgtatgtattGGTTGAGGTTGACGTGAAAGGTCATTCCTTATACGTATATTGTCCATTTTGATGTGATCACGCTCGTCTTCATGTCTTGTTATATTTGTGTATCGTGATAGAGTATTGTCACTTTtcacaatatttatttttaagtgtaaCCGGAAAGAGGTTAAATTATACTCTCTACTAATAAAAATATGGAGTATTTCAACATTTTCTAAATTGATTTGTCACAAAGTTATCTTTTAGTGTGGTCTACCTTTTATATTTGGTTTGCAATGTTTACTATGTGCATACACTCGAATAAtgactattgatttttttatcattcaaaaatatattttgacaaatcaaacttttttttatttggtggGACTTTTTAACTTAGTAATGTCAATGGGAAATGCGGCAAGGTACAAAATTGTGGAGAAATGAACATTAgtctatatttattgtttgaatAATGCTTCttactcatttttttaaaagacttTCCCACTTAACATGGATATGCCATGTAgacctcatttattttttataaataattttgacttttcaacTAAATAAATGAATGAGTATACTCCTTCCCCCAAAAGTTAAGGAattgcaaataaaatattgagGAATTGCAAATATTAGGTGTTTGGCAAATAATTGTTAGTGAATTGTGTTAGTTGGTTTGCCTAGATGATATCattatttaattgtaaaaagatgtctgataaattagttgttagcttacttttaaggtataattttttttttcaaataattgttttaagtaggtttttgaattttaacattttggaataataagttgttataaaaagttgattaaccaaatatttatattgattgtttaacccagtcaaacagttaatagtgattaaataagttataattggttgataagctaattatgttaTCAAATAGACATAGAACTAATATAGGTAGGTGCCTTggataagaaatgaaaaatcatAAATCCGTCAAAAGTTTAAACCCACCTAATTTAGGAtgcagattttttatttttattttttgagaaatttgttAGGATGCAGATAGCGGATGAGTATGTATTGATTAGTTAGTATtgtaatgataataaataagttGAATAAGCATCATTTTCGATTTGTTTTTTAACATGTAGTAATCATTGTCTcatttttaattcattatcaCTTATCAGCCTTAATTATAAACGCCAATTGATTGGGTCTAAACAAAAGCTTCCAATAAGGAAGGTTGTTGGGGGCCAAACGACCTTACatgtgcaaattatatcatgaaggcaaaatttaatttgagattgttttatgattttttgtctGGAAGATGGGTCGGatcaatatgaaatataatacttatactagtaaatgtaatactaattagaaataaagtATATGT
It includes:
- the LOC116032218 gene encoding protein ANTI-SILENCING 1-like isoform X2; protein product: MLLPQEVNEKGGGDNEGDEHRFSWGRKTGVQYYLSFTYNGVHYSLYDCVYIRCDDEPETGIGKLVKMFETANGIRKVKVVWFFRPAMVQKWLGDIRTLPNELFLASGEGRGVFSLNPLENICGKCSVICISKDRRNPQPTEEESRKAKYVFFRAFDVKTRAISKIFPDVIAEVEVKNYFNQRKDSKLLHPAQESLSPTVTLEKKASSSAKNWATSISPLKKNCESALDTSLPKKRKIEKDSGPSPRSKTSQGKYSDDRGVNLDRKVSKFPARADHLEKKKGVITNSQITGGSRRPDEDSVKWFKEQPWEIRMRMAQENGTLVLLENLDPSFTSADVETVTVSQDIFWHAFKMKVSAKMIRRSTFSSPHSGKALAIFKSKEAAESVISDLKTRCLVLGDGRPLIAQTGGHKKQSNPRVFVGHLTIGERRRQRKRPEMRMAVSTSHHSQSNTIEYELALGWFVLQEQSNKWWKTLYENHAKEITALKNKVKIP
- the LOC116032218 gene encoding protein ANTI-SILENCING 1-like isoform X1; protein product: MLLPQEVNEKGGGDNEGDEHRFSWGRKTGVQYYLSFTYNGVHYSLYDCVYIRCDDEPETGIGKLVKMFETANGIRKVKVVWFFRPAMVQKWLGDIRTLPNELFLASGEGRGVFSLNPLENICGKCSVICISKDRRNPQPTEEESRKAKYVFFRAFDVKTRAISKIFPDVIAEVEVKNYFNQRKDSKLLHPAQESLSPTVTLEKKASSSAKNWATSISPLKKNCESALDTSLPKKRKIEKDSGPSPRSKTSQGKYSDDRGVNLDRKVSKFPARADHLEKKKGVITNSQITGGSRRPDEDSVKWFKEQPWEIRMRMAQENGTLVLLENLDPSFTSADVETVTVSQDIFWHAFKMKVSAKMIRRSTFSSPHSAGKALAIFKSKEAAESVISDLKTRCLVLGDGRPLIAQTGGHKKQSNPRVFVGHLTIGERRRQRKRPEMRMAVSTSHHSQSNTIEYELALGWFVLQEQSNKWWKTLYENHAKEITALKNKVKIP
- the LOC116032218 gene encoding protein ANTI-SILENCING 1-like isoform X3, translating into MLLPQEVNEKGGGDNEGDEHRFSWGRKTGVQYYLSFTYNGVHYSLYDCVYIRCDDEPETGIGKLVKMFETANGIRKVKVVWFFRPAMVQKWLGDIRTLPNELFLASGEGRGVFSLNPLENICGKCSVICISKDRRNPQPTEEESRKAKYVFFRAFDVKTRAISKIFPDVIAEVEVKNYFNQRKDSKLLHPAQESLSPTVTLEKKASSSAKNWATSISPLKKNCESALDTSLPKKRKIEKDSGPSPRSKTSQGKYSDDRGVNLDRKVSKFPARADHLEKKKGVITNSQITGGSRRPDEDSVKWFKEQPWEIRMRMAQENGTLVLLENLDPSFTSADVEDIFWHAFKMKVSAKMIRRSTFSSPHSAGKALAIFKSKEAAESVISDLKTRCLVLGDGRPLIAQTGGHKKQSNPRVFVGHLTIGERRRQRKRPEMRMAVSTSHHSQSNTIEYELALGWFVLQEQSNKWWKTLYENHAKEITALKNKVKIP
- the LOC116032218 gene encoding protein ANTI-SILENCING 1-like isoform X4, translating into MLLPQEVNEKGGGDNEGDEHRFSWGRKTGVQYYLSFTYNGVHYSLYDCVYIRCDDEPETGIGKLVKMFETANGIRKVKVVWFFRPAMVQKWLGDIRTLPNELFLASGEGRGVFSLNPLENICGKCSVICISKDRRNPQPTEEESRKAKYVFFRAFDVKTRAISKIFPDVIAEVEVKNYFNQRKDSKLLHPAQESLSPTVTLEKKASSSAKNWATSISPLKKNCESALDTSLPKKRKIEKDSGPSPRSKTSQGKYSDDRGVNLDRKVSKFPARADHLEKKKGVITNSQITGGSRRPDEDSVKWFKEQPWEIRMRMAQENGTLVLLENLDPSFTSADVEDIFWHAFKMKVSAKMIRRSTFSSPHSGKALAIFKSKEAAESVISDLKTRCLVLGDGRPLIAQTGGHKKQSNPRVFVGHLTIGERRRQRKRPEMRMAVSTSHHSQSNTIEYELALGWFVLQEQSNKWWKTLYENHAKEITALKNKVKIP
- the LOC116032219 gene encoding probable carboxylesterase 6, translated to MNSVQSFDSFPTPKKEKQVVEEVSGWMRVYDDGSVDRTWTGPPEVKFMADPAPPHLNFVDGVTTKDVIIDENSGRRVRIYLPEKYGEKLPIILHFHGGGFCISQPDWYMYYAVYSRLARVANAIVVSCYLPLAPDNRLPAATEAGYAAFLWLRALSRGEAREPWLTDRGNFEKVFLIGDSSGANIVHHVAARAGNDDLAPLKLGGAIPIHPGFCRASRSKSELEQPETPFLTLAMLDKFIAFALPEGSTKDHPITCPMGSAAPPISGLKLPPYLYCVAEYDLLKDTEMEFYEAMKEANKDIELLLNSGVGHSFYLNKIAVDMDPVTGSETERLLAEIAKFVEKH